In Fusobacterium hwasookii, a single window of DNA contains:
- a CDS encoding SemiSWEET family transporter, with protein sequence MSEKQAKIIGWLGTTLAILMYVSYIPQIIGNLNGNKTSFIQPLVATINCIVWVCYGLFKKDRDLPLVFANLPGIVFGLIAAFTAM encoded by the coding sequence ATGTCTGAAAAACAAGCAAAAATAATAGGTTGGCTTGGAACAACATTAGCAATTTTAATGTATGTTTCATATATTCCACAAATAATAGGAAATTTGAATGGTAATAAAACTTCTTTTATTCAACCTTTGGTTGCTACAATTAATTGCATAGTATGGGTTTGCTATGGCTTGTTCAAAAAGGATAGAGACTTACCATTGGTTTTTGCTAATTTACCTGGAATTGTTTTTGGATTAATTGCAGCTTTTACAGCGATGTAA
- a CDS encoding NAD(P)-dependent oxidoreductase, which produces MKIAVLAANGKLGSLIVKEAVERGNDVTAIVREENKTVAKKSIKKDILDLTENDLKDYDVVITAFGAWTEDTLPLHKTTVEHLANILANKNTRFLVVGGAGSLYTDESLTTQLFTTPDFPTDYYPIASNQAKGLDVLRNRKDVKWTYVSPAAEFEFDWERKGEYQLAGEVFTVNAKGKSEISYADYAIAMVDEAEKGNHINQRISVLWK; this is translated from the coding sequence ATGAAAATAGCAGTTTTAGCAGCAAATGGGAAATTAGGAAGTTTAATAGTTAAGGAAGCAGTTGAAAGAGGAAATGATGTTACAGCAATAGTTCGTGAAGAAAATAAAACAGTAGCTAAAAAATCTATAAAGAAAGACATACTAGATTTAACTGAAAATGATTTAAAAGATTATGATGTTGTAATCACAGCTTTTGGAGCTTGGACAGAAGATACTTTACCTTTACATAAAACAACTGTGGAACATTTAGCAAATATTTTAGCAAATAAAAATACTCGTTTCTTAGTTGTTGGTGGAGCAGGAAGTTTGTACACTGATGAAAGTTTAACAACTCAATTATTCACAACTCCAGATTTCCCAACTGATTATTATCCTATTGCTTCAAATCAAGCTAAGGGATTAGATGTTTTAAGAAATAGAAAAGATGTTAAATGGACTTATGTTAGCCCAGCAGCAGAATTTGAATTTGATTGGGAAAGAAAAGGTGAATATCAATTAGCTGGGGAAGTATTTACTGTAAATGCTAAAGGAAAAAGTGAAATTAGTTATGCTGATTATGCAATAGCTATGGTTGATGAAGCTGAAAAAGGAAATCATATAAATCAAAGAATTTCAGTCCTTTGGAAATAA
- the carR gene encoding coaggregation response regulator transcription factor CarR: MKILVVEDEKDLNNVITKHLKKNNFSVDSVFDGEEALEYLNYGGYDVIILDIMLPKINGYEVVKNLRANKNETAVLMLSARDGIDDKIKGLDLGADDYLVKPFDFRELLARIRVLVRRKYGNVSNEIQIDDLIVDTSKKSVTRAGKNIELTGKEYEVLEYLVQNKGRVLSRDKIRDSVWDYGYEGESNIIDVLIKNIRKKIDVGDSKPLIHTKRGLGYVLKEEE; encoded by the coding sequence ATGAAAATTTTAGTAGTTGAAGATGAAAAAGACTTAAATAATGTTATTACAAAACATTTAAAGAAAAATAATTTTAGTGTTGACAGTGTTTTTGATGGAGAAGAAGCACTTGAATACTTAAATTATGGTGGTTATGATGTGATAATATTAGATATAATGTTACCAAAAATTAATGGTTATGAAGTAGTTAAAAATCTTAGAGCAAATAAAAATGAAACAGCAGTATTGATGTTATCAGCAAGAGATGGAATAGATGATAAAATAAAAGGTTTAGATTTAGGAGCAGATGATTATCTGGTTAAACCTTTTGATTTTAGAGAGCTTTTAGCAAGAATAAGAGTTCTTGTTAGAAGAAAATATGGGAATGTTTCAAATGAGATACAAATAGATGATTTAATAGTTGATACTTCAAAAAAATCTGTTACAAGAGCAGGAAAAAATATAGAATTAACAGGAAAAGAATATGAAGTATTAGAATATTTAGTTCAAAATAAAGGGCGTGTGTTGAGTAGAGATAAAATAAGAGATAGTGTGTGGGATTATGGATATGAGGGTGAATCAAATATCATAGATGTTTTAATAAAAAATATTCGTAAAAAAATTGATGTAGGAGATTCAAAACCTCTAATACACACAAAAAGAGGGCTAGGTTATGTTCTTAAAGAAGAAGAATAG
- a CDS encoding ATP-dependent helicase — protein sequence MNLNLLEKLNDKQKEAASQIEGSILILAGAGSGKTRTITYRIAHMVENVGISPYSILAVTFTNKAAKEMRERVEDLIGDIAKACTISTFHSFGMRLLRMYAKEAGYNPNFTIYDTDDQKRIVKSILKGQNISFNGVKLTERDIVSIISKIKEEIKTLDEYSVMNKQIVEVYDKYNRALLESNAMDFSDILLNTYKLLEKPEILEKIQNKYKYIMIDEYQDTNNLQYKIIDLIARKSSNLCVVGDENQSIYGFRGANILNILNFENNYNNAKIIKLEENYRSTTTILDAANELIKNNKSSKDKKLWTQNGKGDLIKVLACDNGRDEVSRIIEIIKENHQNGVPYRDMTILYRTNAQSRIFEEGLLRYNIPHKVFGGISFYSRAEIKDIIAYLSIIINPQDELNLQRIINVPKRKVGEKGIEKIIAYARENNLNLLEALSCIKEISGLTAVGKEKLLEMYDIIKELKDLSYTETASYIVQTLIDKIHYIDYINETYDDAEARIENIDEFKNSILELENVVGELRLNEYLENVSLVSATDDLEEKSDYIKLMTIHNSKGLEFPIVFLVGFENEIFPGARAMLDEKELEEERRLCYVALTRAEKRLYLSHSTIRFVYGQDRLSTPSIFLKEIPEKLLDIDVKKERLYFADDYSDERSTYGNNKFEKKKTEINTKNTIKLDENTKKVIDSLGFKVGDRVKHKKFGLGVIKSIDAKKIYVQYVDGTKEMALILADKLLTKSE from the coding sequence ATGAACTTGAACTTATTAGAAAAGCTAAATGATAAACAAAAAGAAGCAGCCTCTCAAATTGAAGGTTCAATCTTAATTTTAGCAGGAGCCGGTTCTGGAAAAACAAGAACAATTACATATAGAATAGCACATATGGTAGAGAATGTTGGAATTAGCCCTTATAGTATCTTAGCTGTTACTTTTACAAATAAAGCAGCAAAAGAAATGAGAGAAAGAGTTGAAGATCTTATTGGAGATATTGCTAAGGCATGTACAATTTCTACCTTCCACTCATTTGGTATGAGACTTTTAAGGATGTATGCAAAGGAAGCAGGATATAATCCAAACTTTACTATCTATGACACAGATGACCAAAAAAGAATAGTAAAGTCTATTTTAAAAGGACAAAATATAAGCTTTAATGGAGTGAAATTAACAGAAAGAGATATTGTTTCAATAATTTCAAAAATAAAAGAAGAAATAAAAACTCTTGATGAATATTCTGTTATGAATAAACAAATAGTTGAAGTATATGATAAATATAATAGGGCATTATTAGAAAGTAATGCTATGGATTTTTCAGATATACTTTTAAATACATATAAATTATTAGAAAAACCTGAAATACTTGAAAAAATTCAAAATAAATATAAATATATAATGATAGATGAATATCAAGATACAAATAATTTACAATATAAAATAATAGATTTAATAGCAAGAAAATCATCTAATTTGTGTGTGGTTGGAGATGAAAACCAAAGTATTTACGGATTTAGAGGAGCTAATATTTTAAATATTCTTAACTTTGAAAATAACTATAATAATGCTAAAATAATAAAGTTAGAAGAAAATTACAGATCTACTACTACAATATTAGATGCAGCAAATGAACTTATAAAAAATAATAAATCATCAAAAGATAAAAAATTATGGACACAAAATGGAAAAGGTGACTTAATAAAAGTTTTAGCTTGTGATAATGGTAGAGATGAAGTTAGTAGAATAATTGAGATTATAAAAGAAAATCATCAAAATGGTGTTCCTTATAGAGATATGACAATACTATATAGGACTAATGCTCAATCAAGAATATTTGAAGAAGGGCTTTTAAGATATAATATACCTCATAAAGTTTTTGGTGGAATTAGTTTTTATTCAAGAGCGGAAATTAAGGATATAATTGCATATCTATCTATTATTATTAATCCACAAGATGAATTAAATTTACAAAGAATAATTAATGTTCCTAAAAGAAAAGTAGGAGAAAAAGGAATAGAAAAAATAATTGCTTATGCCAGAGAAAATAATTTAAATTTACTTGAAGCACTTTCTTGTATAAAAGAAATTTCTGGACTAACTGCTGTTGGAAAAGAAAAACTTTTAGAAATGTATGATATAATAAAAGAGTTAAAAGACTTATCATATACTGAAACAGCTTCATATATTGTACAAACTTTGATAGATAAAATTCATTATATAGACTATATTAATGAAACTTATGATGATGCAGAGGCAAGAATAGAGAACATAGATGAATTTAAAAACTCTATCTTAGAGCTTGAAAATGTTGTAGGAGAATTGAGATTAAATGAATATCTAGAAAATGTATCTCTTGTAAGTGCAACAGATGATTTAGAAGAAAAAAGTGATTATATAAAACTAATGACTATTCATAACTCAAAAGGTTTGGAATTTCCAATAGTTTTCTTAGTTGGCTTTGAAAATGAAATCTTTCCTGGAGCAAGAGCAATGCTTGATGAAAAGGAATTGGAAGAGGAAAGAAGACTTTGTTATGTTGCTTTAACAAGAGCTGAAAAAAGATTATATTTATCTCACTCAACTATTAGATTTGTATATGGGCAAGATAGACTATCAACTCCATCTATATTTTTAAAAGAAATACCAGAAAAACTTTTAGATATTGATGTAAAAAAAGAAAGACTATATTTTGCTGATGATTATTCAGATGAAAGAAGCACTTATGGAAATAATAAGTTTGAAAAGAAGAAAACTGAAATAAATACAAAAAATACTATAAAACTAGATGAAAATACTAAGAAAGTAATTGATAGTTTAGGTTTTAAAGTAGGAGATAGAGTAAAACATAAAAAATTTGGCTTAGGAGTGATTAAAAGTATAGATGCTAAAAAAATCTATGTCCAATATGTTGATGGTACAAAAGAAATGGCTCTTATCTTAGCAGATAAACTTTTAACTAAGTCTGAATAG
- the fabZ gene encoding 3-hydroxyacyl-ACP dehydratase FabZ encodes MLDILEIMKRIPHRYPFLLVDRILEMDKETQTIKGKKNVTMNEEFFNGHFPGHPIMPGVLIVEGMAQCLGVMVMENFPGKVPYFAAIDNAKFKNPVKPGDTLIYDVKVDKVKRNFVKATGKTYVDDAVVAEASFTFVIADL; translated from the coding sequence ATGTTAGATATTTTAGAAATAATGAAAAGGATACCACACAGATACCCATTTTTATTAGTTGATAGAATTCTAGAAATGGATAAGGAAACACAAACAATAAAAGGTAAAAAGAATGTGACAATGAATGAAGAATTTTTTAATGGTCACTTTCCAGGACATCCAATTATGCCAGGTGTATTAATAGTTGAAGGTATGGCACAATGTTTAGGAGTTATGGTTATGGAAAATTTTCCTGGAAAAGTTCCTTATTTTGCAGCAATAGATAATGCTAAATTCAAAAATCCTGTTAAACCAGGAGATACATTAATTTATGATGTAAAAGTTGATAAAGTAAAAAGAAATTTTGTAAAAGCAACTGGAAAAACTTATGTAGATGATGCAGTAGTTGCAGAAGCAAGTTTTACATTCGTAATAGCAGATTTATAA
- the lpxC gene encoding UDP-3-O-acyl-N-acetylglucosamine deacetylase → MKRKTLKNIVEYDGIGLHKGEIIKMKLIPAKSGGIIFRMVNMTEGKNEILLDYRNTFDLTRGTNLKNEHGAMVFTIEHFLSALYVSGITDLVIELNGNELPICDGSAIKFLDLFQESGIVELDEDVEEIIIKEPVFLSKGDKHVIALPYPDGYKLTYAIRFEHTFLKSQLAEFEITEENYRKEIASARTFGFDYEVEYLKQNNLALGGTLENAIVIKKDGVLNPDGLRFDDEFVRHKMLDIIGDLKILNRPIRAHIIAIKAGHLIDIEFAKIPDNIK, encoded by the coding sequence ATGAAAAGAAAAACTTTAAAAAATATAGTAGAATATGATGGAATAGGTTTACATAAGGGGGAAATCATAAAGATGAAACTTATTCCTGCTAAGTCTGGTGGAATAATTTTTAGAATGGTAAATATGACAGAAGGTAAAAATGAAATACTTTTAGATTATAGAAATACCTTTGATTTAACAAGAGGAACTAATTTAAAAAATGAACATGGAGCTATGGTTTTTACAATAGAACATTTTTTATCAGCTCTATATGTTTCAGGAATAACTGATTTAGTAATTGAATTAAATGGGAATGAACTACCTATCTGTGATGGAAGTGCTATAAAATTCTTAGATTTATTCCAAGAAAGTGGTATAGTTGAATTAGATGAAGATGTAGAAGAAATTATTATAAAAGAACCTGTATTTTTGTCTAAGGGAGATAAACATGTAATAGCTCTACCTTATCCTGATGGATATAAATTGACTTATGCTATAAGATTTGAACATACATTTTTGAAATCACAATTAGCAGAATTTGAAATAACAGAAGAAAATTATAGAAAAGAAATTGCTTCTGCAAGAACTTTTGGTTTTGATTATGAAGTTGAATATTTAAAACAAAATAATCTTGCCTTAGGTGGAACATTAGAGAATGCTATTGTTATAAAAAAAGATGGAGTTTTAAATCCAGATGGTTTAAGATTTGATGATGAATTTGTAAGACATAAAATGCTTGATATTATTGGAGATTTAAAAATTTTAAATAGACCAATAAGAGCACATATTATTGCTATAAAAGCAGGACACCTTATTGATATTGAATTTGCAAAAATTCCTGATAATATAAAATAA
- a CDS encoding helix-turn-helix domain-containing protein, with protein sequence MIVFVNTSITTINLIKKNPHFDFEYIFFNKKNKDIILETNQSLVVIFEEKYLKINNLFNLKKSKKQIYFIGIFEKENIDLIKKLINLELLNYIFNFSKNSLSSLINKIKLKNNNRTNLFNNPIYKSMFTSFYIFDLIYGDLTKLNALNEITGFKMDDLPNSVITLMIDDFWEICRKMDNRDRYSLKMEYSNLVKNSINRYQIKALSCSLVGTDKIIILVKSPYNFSLNDIALKIKNYINENSKYTVTLGLSNSYDGFKNIWKAYEESFQALNYSFFVGKNEIIEYKNIKNLSSKTNLNHDYVQLKYYFFKNLILGNKNEIQEYFMSILNFCINDFLDKETIKFLITNFIFEIVDYTNKLKIKKEDVYTKAINVNSKILRAYSIASIKDISYEFLINLLKDIEKYKKDNDFILDNSINFLEKYYYKDLSLTEVANVCNMSDSYFSRKFKEKFSINFSTYLLNIRLEKAKELLKEKNLNIENISEMVGFKDSSYFSKSFKQKYGIAPHYYRDNFKEF encoded by the coding sequence ATGATAGTTTTTGTAAACACATCAATTACTACAATAAATTTAATTAAAAAGAATCCTCACTTTGACTTTGAGTATATTTTTTTCAATAAAAAGAATAAGGATATTATCTTAGAAACTAATCAAAGTTTGGTTGTTATTTTTGAAGAAAAATATTTAAAAATTAATAATCTATTTAATCTGAAGAAATCTAAAAAACAAATATATTTTATTGGAATTTTTGAAAAAGAAAATATTGACTTAATAAAAAAATTAATAAATTTAGAACTTTTAAATTATATTTTCAATTTTTCTAAAAATTCATTATCAAGTTTAATAAATAAAATTAAATTAAAAAATAATAATAGAACTAATCTTTTTAATAATCCTATTTATAAATCTATGTTTACATCATTTTATATTTTTGATTTAATATATGGAGATCTTACAAAATTGAATGCTTTAAATGAAATAACAGGTTTCAAGATGGATGATTTACCCAATAGTGTAATTACTCTAATGATAGATGATTTTTGGGAAATTTGTAGAAAAATGGATAATAGAGACAGATATTCTCTAAAAATGGAATATTCAAATCTAGTAAAAAATTCTATAAACCGTTATCAAATAAAAGCTTTATCTTGTTCACTTGTAGGAACAGATAAAATTATTATTTTAGTAAAATCTCCATATAATTTCTCACTAAATGATATTGCTTTAAAAATAAAAAATTATATAAATGAAAACTCAAAATATACAGTTACACTTGGACTTAGTAACTCATATGATGGTTTTAAAAATATTTGGAAGGCATATGAAGAGTCTTTTCAGGCTTTAAACTATTCTTTTTTTGTAGGAAAAAATGAAATTATTGAATATAAAAATATTAAAAATTTATCTTCAAAAACTAACTTGAATCATGATTATGTACAATTAAAATACTATTTCTTTAAAAATTTAATTTTAGGAAATAAAAATGAAATTCAAGAATATTTTATGAGTATTTTAAATTTCTGTATAAATGATTTTTTAGACAAAGAAACTATAAAATTTTTAATTACAAATTTTATTTTTGAAATAGTTGATTATACTAATAAATTAAAAATAAAAAAAGAAGATGTCTACACAAAAGCAATTAATGTTAATTCAAAAATTTTAAGAGCTTATTCAATAGCTTCTATTAAAGATATTAGCTATGAATTTTTAATAAATCTTTTAAAAGATATTGAAAAATATAAAAAAGATAATGATTTTATATTAGATAACAGTATAAATTTTTTAGAAAAATATTACTATAAAGATTTAAGTCTAACTGAAGTTGCAAATGTTTGTAATATGAGTGATAGTTATTTTAGCAGAAAATTTAAAGAGAAATTTAGTATAAACTTTTCAACTTACTTATTGAATATAAGATTAGAAAAGGCTAAGGAATTATTAAAAGAAAAAAATCTGAATATAGAAAATATTTCTGAAATGGTAGGATTTAAGGATAGTTCTTATTTTAGTAAAAGTTTTAAACAGAAATATGGAATAGCTCCTCATTATTATAGAGATAATTTTAAAGAATTTTAA
- a CDS encoding winged helix-turn-helix transcriptional regulator, protein MLKKDLPPCPVELTLLLISNKWKILIIRDLLEGTKRFSELKKSINNISQKVLTSNLREMEENKLLTRKVYPEVPPRVEYTLTDIGYSLKPLLDDMDKWGTWYRSEVS, encoded by the coding sequence ATGTTAAAAAAAGATTTACCACCTTGCCCTGTTGAATTAACATTGCTTTTAATTTCAAATAAATGGAAGATTTTAATTATAAGAGATTTATTGGAAGGAACAAAAAGATTCAGTGAATTAAAAAAATCAATAAATAATATTTCACAAAAAGTTCTAACTTCTAATTTAAGAGAAATGGAAGAAAATAAATTACTAACTAGAAAAGTTTATCCAGAAGTTCCTCCAAGAGTTGAATATACTTTAACTGATATCGGATATAGTTTAAAACCTCTTTTAGATGATATGGATAAATGGGGAACTTGGTATAGAAGTGAAGTGAGTTAA
- a CDS encoding flavin reductase family protein — MFYEPSKNDHGLSRNPFKSCTVPRVIGWISTKNEDGTDNIAPYSQFTNLTFDPPLVLFSSNQNVIGDRKTTVKNIERTGQFVYNMVSYDLREAMNRSSIFKVPNGYKDKFEYSGLTKAKSNLIDVARVAESPIQYECKYIQTIRIPANDTLATVDVIIGQVIGIHIADEYILPDGKIDICRIQPVARLGYFDFTVVNNSFEMAPPKVDDPENQRLVDKGLEGKV; from the coding sequence ATGTTTTATGAACCATCAAAAAATGATCATGGACTTTCTAGAAACCCTTTCAAATCTTGTACTGTACCAAGAGTTATAGGTTGGATTTCAACAAAAAATGAAGATGGGACTGATAATATAGCCCCATATAGCCAATTTACAAATCTTACATTTGATCCACCTCTAGTTTTGTTTTCATCTAACCAAAATGTAATAGGTGATAGAAAAACAACAGTAAAAAATATTGAAAGAACAGGACAATTTGTGTATAACATGGTTTCTTATGATTTAAGAGAAGCTATGAATCGTTCTTCTATTTTTAAGGTTCCAAATGGTTATAAAGATAAGTTTGAATATTCTGGTCTAACAAAAGCTAAATCAAATTTAATTGATGTTGCTCGTGTTGCAGAATCACCAATTCAATATGAATGTAAATATATTCAAACTATAAGAATACCAGCAAATGATACATTGGCAACAGTTGATGTTATAATAGGACAAGTAATAGGAATTCATATAGCTGATGAGTATATTCTTCCTGATGGAAAAATTGATATTTGTAGAATACAACCAGTTGCACGTCTAGGATATTTTGATTTTACAGTTGTAAATAATTCTTTTGAAATGGCTCCACCAAAAGTTGATGATCCTGAAAATCAAAGATTAGTTGATAAAGGTTTAGAAGGAAAAGTATAA
- a CDS encoding AbgT family transporter, producing the protein METNKKIEKEKLSFLNKMLNKVEVVGNKMPGPTSIFVILCILIFIISFILNKFGVSVEHPGTKEIIKAENLLSSDNLKAILVSTVKVFQTFPPLGAVLVTMIGIGLADKSGYLEVLLTMSIKKVPKKLIYFTVAFAGLVFTAIGDGGFIVLPPLAAIIFINIKKNPLIGIFLSFAGAAIGFCSGFFVGMNDILLTSFTNPAAQILEPSFQKSPTMTIYFNIANAILQIFIITWVTIKFIEPRFPVNEEHFKDNASTEIGDLEKKGVKYASISFLLFIALIVCLSIGPNAFLKDENGSLVSVSSPLMGGLIFFMSIAFLIPGFIYGKVTKKIKTDKDAVKLIASSLSEMGGYILIVFVSAQFLNLFTKSNLGIIIAIKGANLIQAAGFEGIPLIITYIILIAFINLFIGSASAKWAILSPIFIPMFMLLGYDPALTQMAYRIGDSSTNMISPLFPYVPLLLAVANKYSKNFGLGTLIANMIPYAFITLIGSVLLFTVFFIFNIPFGI; encoded by the coding sequence ATGGAGACAAATAAAAAAATTGAAAAAGAAAAATTAAGTTTTTTAAACAAGATGTTAAACAAAGTTGAAGTAGTGGGAAATAAAATGCCCGGTCCTACTAGCATTTTTGTAATCTTATGTATTTTAATTTTTATTATTTCATTTATATTAAATAAATTTGGAGTTTCAGTAGAACATCCAGGTACAAAAGAAATAATAAAAGCAGAAAATTTATTAAGTTCTGATAATTTGAAAGCTATTTTAGTTTCTACTGTAAAAGTGTTCCAAACATTCCCGCCATTAGGTGCTGTATTAGTAACAATGATTGGAATAGGACTGGCTGATAAAAGTGGTTACTTAGAAGTTTTATTGACAATGTCAATAAAAAAAGTACCTAAAAAATTAATTTACTTTACAGTTGCATTTGCAGGTTTAGTTTTTACTGCTATTGGTGATGGTGGTTTCATTGTTTTACCTCCACTAGCTGCAATAATTTTTATTAATATAAAAAAGAATCCTTTAATTGGAATATTTTTATCATTTGCAGGTGCTGCAATAGGATTTTGTTCAGGATTTTTTGTTGGAATGAATGATATACTTTTGACTTCATTTACTAATCCAGCAGCTCAAATATTAGAGCCAAGCTTTCAAAAAAGTCCTACTATGACTATTTATTTCAATATAGCTAATGCTATATTACAAATTTTTATAATTACATGGGTAACTATAAAATTTATTGAACCTAGATTCCCTGTAAATGAAGAACATTTCAAAGATAATGCAAGTACTGAAATTGGTGATTTAGAAAAGAAAGGTGTTAAATATGCAAGCATTTCTTTCTTATTATTTATAGCTTTAATAGTATGTTTATCAATAGGTCCTAATGCTTTTTTAAAAGATGAAAATGGTTCTTTGGTTTCTGTGAGCTCTCCTTTAATGGGTGGTTTAATTTTCTTTATGTCTATAGCCTTTTTAATACCAGGTTTTATATATGGAAAAGTTACTAAAAAAATTAAAACTGATAAAGATGCTGTTAAATTAATTGCAAGTTCTCTTAGTGAAATGGGAGGATATATATTAATTGTCTTTGTATCAGCACAATTTTTAAATCTATTTACTAAAAGTAATTTAGGTATAATAATAGCAATTAAAGGTGCAAATCTAATACAAGCTGCTGGTTTTGAAGGTATACCTCTTATAATAACTTATATAATTTTAATTGCTTTTATTAATTTATTTATAGGAAGTGCCTCAGCAAAGTGGGCAATTTTGTCACCTATATTTATTCCAATGTTTATGTTATTAGGTTATGACCCTGCTTTAACTCAAATGGCATATAGAATAGGAGATTCATCTACAAATATGATTTCACCTTTATTCCCTTATGTTCCATTATTATTAGCAGTAGCAAATAAATATAGTAAAAACTTTGGTTTAGGTACTTTAATTGCTAATATGATTCCTTATGCTTTTATAACATTAATTGGTAGTGTCTTATTATTTACTGTTTTCTTTATTTTTAATATTCCATTTGGAATATAG
- a CDS encoding sodium:solute symporter family protein — MNMLTIVCTVLFSLLLIGVGIYAHKKTDDTGDEFFLGGRSIGIFATIMTLVFSIWSTLAFYGVVGEAYINGVGSLGIAQGIFWGAGLQVFVGYKLWTLGKKYGLSTPGDFFGERYYSNFFRFITSLGLIYFTMPYIGMQLGGLGAGLEGAAQIPSTVGTIFLALVLLIFVSIGGMKSVAWTDAIQGVVFTIVVLLALFVLIKSMPEDLSVVMKKATEIRPGLNSIPGPNKLYTPIMNLHLAITIGSFAVWPHILVRFFIAKKRETYKVLAVAFPIYEVVCMVPLLLIGIMIIPYLFGGNLSPLDAQKSIHWAMNGIPFGHLLGTGIFLAAFSAAMSTASSQLLACSSMFVGDIFLKLYKKEVSQKKVVLLGRVMTVLFVIISTFFGIYFPNIFKTATHFATPGYAQLLPALLAGLFWKRANREGAIFGTLGGFATLLLTSFVWKNPLGVTPLLWSLTVNCILLVGISLITAKPPKEVTDKFFEAVQ, encoded by the coding sequence ATGAATATGTTAACAATAGTTTGTACTGTCTTATTTTCACTTTTATTAATTGGTGTTGGAATATATGCACACAAAAAAACGGATGACACTGGGGATGAATTCTTTTTAGGTGGAAGATCTATTGGAATTTTTGCCACAATTATGACATTAGTTTTTTCAATTTGGAGTACACTTGCATTTTATGGAGTAGTTGGTGAAGCATATATAAATGGTGTTGGTTCTCTTGGAATAGCTCAAGGTATATTCTGGGGAGCTGGATTACAAGTTTTTGTTGGATATAAACTTTGGACCTTAGGAAAAAAATATGGTTTATCTACTCCAGGAGATTTCTTTGGAGAAAGATACTACTCTAATTTTTTTAGATTTATTACTTCCTTAGGGCTAATTTACTTTACAATGCCTTATATTGGTATGCAGTTAGGTGGTTTAGGTGCTGGACTTGAAGGAGCTGCACAAATTCCATCAACAGTTGGAACTATTTTCTTAGCTTTGGTTCTTTTGATTTTTGTTTCTATTGGTGGAATGAAATCTGTAGCTTGGACTGATGCTATACAAGGAGTAGTTTTTACAATAGTTGTTCTTCTTGCGCTTTTTGTTCTTATTAAATCTATGCCAGAAGATTTATCAGTGGTAATGAAGAAAGCTACTGAAATTAGACCTGGTTTAAACAGTATTCCTGGTCCTAATAAATTATATACTCCTATTATGAACCTGCACCTTGCTATTACAATTGGTTCTTTTGCTGTTTGGCCTCATATCTTGGTAAGATTCTTTATTGCTAAAAAGAGAGAAACTTATAAAGTTTTAGCTGTTGCCTTCCCTATTTATGAAGTTGTTTGTATGGTTCCTTTACTTCTAATTGGAATTATGATTATTCCTTATTTATTTGGTGGTAATTTAAGTCCATTAGATGCACAAAAGAGTATACACTGGGCTATGAATGGAATTCCTTTTGGTCACCTATTAGGAACAGGTATTTTCTTAGCTGCTTTTTCAGCTGCTATGTCAACAGCAAGTTCTCAATTATTAGCTTGTAGTTCAATGTTTGTTGGAGATATTTTCTTAAAATTGTATAAAAAAGAAGTTTCTCAAAAAAAAGTTGTACTTTTAGGAAGAGTTATGACTGTTCTATTTGTTATAATTTCTACTTTCTTTGGAATATATTTCCCTAATATTTTTAAAACAGCAACTCACTTTGCAACACCAGGTTATGCTCAATTACTTCCTGCTTTACTTGCTGGACTTTTCTGGAAAAGAGCAAACAGAGAAGGAGCTATATTTGGAACATTAGGTGGTTTTGCAACATTACTTTTAACTTCATTTGTTTGGAAAAATCCATTAGGTGTTACTCCTCTTTTATGGAGTTTAACTGTAAATTGTATCTTACTTGTAGGAATTTCTTTAATTACAGCTAAACCTCCTAAAGAAGTTACTGACAAATTTTTTGAAGCAGTTCAATAA